Within the Magnetospirillum sp. ME-1 genome, the region ATCACCGACCTCAGGAAGGACAAGCGCATCGACTTCGTCGGCGGCAAGCGCGGCCTGGGCGAGTTGGAGCGCCGGGTGGATTCGGGCGAGATGGCCGCCGCCTTCGCCCTGTTCCCGACGCAGATGGAGGATCTGGTGGCCGTCGCCGATTCCAATCAGGTGATGCCGCCCAAATCCACCTGGTTCGAGCCCAAGCTGGCCGACGGGCTGGTCAGTTACCCGCTGGATTGGCGATGATATCGGGCTATCGCCCAAACCCATCCGGGGCGGATGCCCCGGACCCCCTTTTCGTATTTATAAATCAAAGGGAGGTTTGGAGGCATCGCCTCCAGCCGGGGAGCGGGGCGGGAGCCCCGCATGCGCAATCTATTCGGCGGCGGCGGGGACGGCGCCCCGTTCCCGCTCGACCGGCAATTGCCAGGCGGCCAGCGCCACCAGACCGGCGGAGACGGCCAGCACGGTGAACACCGTCTCGAAACCGCCGCCCCAGCTGCGGATCAGCGAGACCATGGGCACGCCCAGGCCCGAAACCCCGAAGGACAGGATGAACTTCATGCCGAAGGCGGTGCCCCGCCACTTGGCCGGCGTGTAGCGCGACAGCAGCAGGTTCTCGGCGGGAATGCCCGCCATGTTGAAGCTGACGGCGAAGACGGCGATCAGCAGCAATCCCAGGCCGCTGGCATGAGCGACGCCCAGCAGCAGCGGCACCTGCACGGCGGCCACCAGCATGTAGAGGCGCTTAGGGCTGTAGCGGTCGGCCAGATGGCCGGCCAGGATCTGGGTGAAGCCCGCCAGCAGGTAGACCACGCTGACGCCCCCCGCCGCCGCCAACAGGCCGAACTCGCCCAGGCGTTCCTCGAACAGCTTGGGCAGCGAGGGCTGGGTGGCCTGATAGACCAGGCCGGCGCACAGCATGGTGACGGACAGCACGATGAAGGCCCGCACCGTGTCGCCCCGGTCGGCCACCGGCTCGGGCTTGCGGTCGGCCTTGGTCTCGATCACCACGCCCCGGGCCACCATCACCAGAAACAGCAATCCCGTCCCCAGCACCACGACGCCCGGCACGATGAAGGCGGCGCGCCAGCCCGACAGCGCGATCAGCCCGCCCGCCACCACGCCGGCCAAGGCGGGGCCGATGCCGCCGAACACGCCGTTCAGGCCGATGGCCTTGCCCTTGTCCACGGCGTTCCTGACCAGCCAGCTGATCCCCACCGGATGGTAGATGGAGCCGAACAGCCCCAGGAAGCCCAGGGCCACCGCCAGCATCACCGGCCCCTGGGCCAGCCCGACGCCGATGGCCGACATCCCTAAGCCGATGAAATAGACCGCCATCATGCCCACCGTGCTCCAGCGGTCGCCCAGCCAGCCGGCCAGGGGGGCGGGCAGGCCGTAGAGCAGCTTGCCGGCGATGATCAGGGCCAGAACCTCCTCGTAGCTCATCCCCAGTTCGGCCGGCAGCACCAGGGCGACGATGAAGAAGATGGGCTCGAAGATATGGGCATAGGCGTGGCCGGCGCAGGAAAAGGCCAGCGACGCCTGGGCGGAACGAAGGGGAACGGCGGACGACATGGAAAAACGCGGCTCGGGACAGGGGGGGCGGGTGTGGTCTGACCAATGTGGCACCCCGGCCGAAGGCAAAGCAATAATTACGTAACGGCCGGAACGGGCCGGGCGGGCTTGCATCGGTCCGGGCTTTGGACGACATTAACGTATTGGAAACTTTTTCGCGGCACCCGGCGGTTTCATTTCATGAGCATGTCCACCGTTCTCATCATCAGCCTTGCGGCGGGAGTGATCCTGGTCGTGGGCGGCGGCTTGCTGATGTACATGGCTCAGCTGGTCAAGAACGCCTACGAGCTGAAGGTCCAGATCAACTCGGAGGTGGACGAACGCCTGACCAAGATGGCCGAGGATCTGGACAAGAAAAGCCGCTGGATCAAGCGCGACCTGATCGAGGAAATCGAGAAGATCAAGATCGCCATGGAGACCTCCAACGCCCAGAAGTTCGCCGAGCTGACCCAGCCGTTCATGCAGCGCCTCGAGGCCATGGAGGAGATGCTGCGCAAGGACCGGGCGGAATGGACCAAGGCGCTGAACGAGGACCGCGAGGTCATCAAGGCGCTGGACGCCAAGCTGGGCGCCGTCCGCCGCGAGATCAAGCAGGCGGCCGAAGGTTCCAATCCGTCCCTGGACGCCGCCATGGCCAGCCTGGCCGCCGCCAAGGCCGCCGCCGAGGCGCAGCCGGGCGAGGCCGCCCCGCCGCCCGCCGACGCGCCGCCGCCGCCGCCGCCCGCCGCCGCCAACAACACCATGAGCGGCTTTCTGCCCGATCTCGGCCGCAAGGCCTGACCTCATCCGCTCCAGCGTGATCTCAGGCATGGAAAAAGCCGGGCGGTTATGGTCTATGATCACGCCCCAAACCTTCACTAGGGTCCCCAGACTTGGACATTGAACTCGGTACGACGTCCTCCGGCGCCCCCGCCCTCATGTCGCTCGAGGAGTTGCTGGCCACCCGTCTGCTGGTGCAGGGCAATTCCGGCAGCGGCAAGTCGCACCTTTTGCGCCGCCTGATCGAGCAGAGCGCCAATGCCGTCCAGCAGGTGGTGATCGATCCCGAGGGCGATTTCGCCAATCTGGCCCAGGTGTTCGGCCACATCGTCATCGACGCCGCCGCCCAGAGCGAGAACGGCATGCGCCTGATCGCCAGCCGCACCCGCCAGACCCGGGTCTCGGTGGTGGTCAACCTGGAGAACCTGGACACCGAGCGCCAGATGCGCCACGCCGGCACCTTCCTCAACGGCCTGTTCGACACCGACCGCCAGTACTGGACCCCTGCCCTGGTGGTGGTGGACGAGGCCCAGCTGTTCGCGCCCGCCGTGGCCGGCGAGGTGGCCGACGACGCCCGCAAGACCTCGTTGGAGGCCATGACCAACCTGATGTGCCGGGGCCGCAAGCGCGGGCTGGCCGGCATCATCGCCACCCAGCGTCTGGCCAAGCTGGCCAAGAACGTCGCCGCCGAGGCCAGCAACTTCCTCATGGGCCGCACCTTCCTCGACATCGACATGCAGCGCGCCGCCGATCTCTTGGGCATCGACCGCCGTCAGGCCGAGGTGTTCCGTGATCTGGAGCGGGGCCGCTTCGTCGGCCTGGGGCCCGCGCTGTCGCGGCGCTCCATCACCATCCGCATCGGCGACGTCCAGACCCGCAGCCATGCCGGGGGCGCCGGGCTGGTGCCGCTGCCCGAACTGACCCAGGAAGAGGCGAGGGGGCTGCTGTTCAAGGCCAACACCCCGCCGCCGCCGCCCTATGTGCCGGAGCAGGGGCCGGGGACCGAGGCGCTGCTCGATGCCATCGACCACACCCGGCCGGTGGCCGCCGCGCCGCCGCCCCCGCCGCCGCCGCCCGCTCCCGCGCCCAAGCCCGCGCCCGCCGCCGAGGTCACGCCGCTGCCCGAACCCGCCGAGCGCGCCCTGGGGATCGATGCCGTCCTCGAGCAGCTGTTCGGCGAAAGCAGCGCCCTGGGGCGCTCGGTGTCGAGCCTCTACGACGACTTCCTGGCCCGCTGCCGGGCGCAAAGGCTGCCGGGCCGGGCGCTGGACATCACCCATTTCCGCCGCCGTCTGGTGCTGGCCCAGGCGGGCGTCACGACGGCCGTCGCCGCGCTGCCCGGCTGGGACAAGGCCGCCGCCATCGCCCATGGGCTGGAGGAGCAGTTCCAGGGCATCTACCTGCACCTGGCCGCCGCCGCCGCCCAAGGTTTGCCCTGCCCCAGCGATGCCATGATCACCCAGGCCTTCGGCAGCCATTCGCCGCGCCGCGCCCTGGCGGCGCTGGCCCGCATGCAGCAGTTGGGCGTGGTGGAACTCTACGAGGAACTGGACGGCCAGCGGGTGATCGTCCTGCCGGCCCTGCAATGGCGGACCGCGCCGGGCCATGCCAGCGACGCCATGGCCTGGAGCGGCTGAACCCCGAAAGGAAAATGATGAGCGACGGATTGAAGTGCCCCAAATGCGGCTCGGAACACGTCTATCAGGATGCAAGCCTGTGGATCTGCCCCGAATGCGCCCATGAATGGAACCCGGAAGCGGCGGCGGGCGACGCGGGCGATGATTTCGTGGTCAAGGATGCCAACGGCAACGTTCTCGCCGACGGCGACAGCGTCAGCGTGATCAAGGACCTGAAGGTCAAGGGCTCGTCCCTGGTGGTCAAGGGCGGCACCAAGGTCAAGGGCATCCGCCTGGTGGACGGCGCCGACGGGCACAACATCTCGTGCAAGATCGACGGCATCGGCGCCATGAACCTGAAGTCGGAATTCGTCAAGAAGGCGTGAGTTCCCTGGACCTGGGAATCCGCCGCAGGAGTGACGCCATGCTGATGAAACGCCTGTTGGGGGCCGTCGCCGGCCTCGCCCTTTCCGTGGCCGCCGCCCAGGCCCATGCCGAGGACGTGGTGGTGTTCGCCGCCGCCTCGCTGACCAACGCCCTCAACGAGATCGGGGAATCCTTCGCCGCCCGGACCGGCCACCGGATGGTTGCCTCCTACGCCGCCTCGTCGGCCCTGGCCAAGCAGGTGGAGCAGGGCGCCCCCGGACAGGTCTTCGCTTCCGCCGACCTGAAGTGGATGGATTATCTGGCCGGCAAGGCACTGATCAATCCCGAGACGCGCTTCAATCTGCTGGGCAACACCCTGGTGCTGGTGGCGCCCGCCGATTCCAGGCTGGGCAGGATCGAGCTTTCGCCCAAGACCGACATCGCCGCCCTGGCCGGTCCGGGCCGCATCGCCACCGGCAATCCCGATTCCGTGCCGGTGGGCCTGTATTTCAAGCAGGCCATGGAGCGGGCCGGGCAGTGGACGGCGGTGGAGCCCAAAATCGCCGCCACGGATTCGGTGCGCGCCGCCCTGGCCTTCGTCGAGCGGGGCGAGGTGCCGCTGGGCGTGGTCTACGCCACCGACGCGGCGGTCTCCAAAAAGGTCAAGGTGGTCGGCGTGTTCCCCGAGTCCATGCACGATCCCATCACCTACCCCTTCGCCCTGGTGGCCGGCAAGGAAACCCCCGCTGCCCGGGCGCTGCTGGATTACATCAGGGGCCCCGAGGCCAAGGGTGTGTTCGCCAAGTACGGCTTCAAGATCAATTAGGATACCGCCCTCAGTGATGGCCCCGGAAGCGGTTTGCCTGGGGTGACGACAGGCAGATGCTGCGCAGGGTCTCGGCGACGAAGGCCAGGGTGTCGGGGGGCGGCGCGCCGCCCTGGTACCAATGGCCCAGCAGCCAGCCCTCGGGACTGACCAGGAACTGGCTTCCTGCGATGTCGTCGGGGGTGAGGTTCAGGGTGACGGCCAGGGCCTGGCGGGCCTCAGCCTCCTCGACGGCGCAGGCCGACGCGCGGGGCTGGCCGCCGATCAGGAGGGTGGGCAGGTCCGCGCCCTCGGCCAGTCCGTCCACTCCCTCGACGATGATGTGGACCGCCTTTCCCCGCCATTGGGACAGCGACACCCGGCCGCCATCGGCGCAGCGGGCGGTCATGTCGGGCGCCATGAAGTCATGGGGCCAGCGCCCGGTGCGGGCCAGTTCCGCTCCGGCGGCGTTGGCGTGCAGGAAATCGATCACCGCCCAGCGTTCGGCCTCGGACAGCTTCCCGGCGAAGCCCGGCATGGCCGGGCGCCCATCGACCCCCGTCATCCCCCGGCTCACCCACCAGAACAGATCGCCGATGGGGTGGTCCCACAGATGGTCGGCGGTGAGGTCGGCGGGCGGCACCGGCTGCTTGTGCGCCTCGGGGCCGTCGCCGCGTCCGTCGATGCCGTGGCAGCTCTGGCAATGAGCGGCGTAGGCCGCCTTTCCGTCCGCCACGGAGCGGGCGGAAAAGCCGGTGGGCGAGGTGTGAAAGCTGGTGGGCGTGGCCGGGACCAGCAGCAGGTCCAGGCGGGAGGCGGAGAGATAGGCCAGGGGGATCACCCCCAGGATCAGCCACCGCCACCGCCATGCCGCAAGGCAAAGGACCAGGGCGGTTACGGCCAGGGCGGCGCCCGCCAGGATCTCGTCCTGAAAGCGCGGCTCGGCCCAGGCCGCCAGGCTGGGGCGGACCGCGAAGGGCCAGTGCGGGGGCCAGGACGGTTCATAGGGTGGCGACGTCAAACCCCGGGCAACTCCAGCACGATCCCCGCCTCAGCGTTCCCGGAACGCCTCGTGGCGCAGCTTGATCACCGGCTTGATCAGGAATTCCATGATCGAGCGGGTGCCGGTGTGGATTTCCACCGTGGCCTGCATGCCGGCGCTGATCAGGCGCTTGGCCTGCTCGTCGCCGATATAGGCGCGGTCGGTCTGCACCACCACCCGGTAATAGGGCTGGGCGTTGGGCGTCTGCGGCACGGTGGTGTCGGGGGCGACCAGGATCACGTCGCCGTCCAGCCCGCCATAGGTGGTGTAGTCGTAGGCGCTGATCTTCACCGTGGCCCGCTGGCCGGTCTGGACGTAGCCGCGGTCCATGGGGTTGAGCTTGGCATCCACCTGCAGGCGTTCGTGCAGGGGCACGATCTCCATGATGGGGTCACCCGGGCGCACCACGCCGCCGATGGTGTTGGACCGCATGTTCTTGACGATGCCCTCGATGGGGCTGCTGATCAGGGTGCGGCGCTGCTGGTCGGTGGCCTGGATGAACAATTCGCGGGTGCGCGCGATGTTCAGTTCGGCCTCCGACATCTCGCTCTGGGCGGTGCGCTGGAAACGGGCCTTTTCCTCGTCGACGCGGCCCCTGGCCTCTTCCTGGGCGGCCTGGGCGCGGGGGATGGAGGCGCGCACCGATTCCAGCTGGCCCTTCAGGTCCTCCACCTGGGCCTGCATCTGGACGTGGTCCATCTTGGAGGCCAGGCCCGACTTGATCAGGTCGGTGGACATGGCCAGGCGTTCCTGGGCGAGGCGCAGGCTGGTGGTGATGGAACGCTGCTTGGTCTCGTATTCCTGCACCTCCAGCCCCTTCTGGCGGACCTGGTCGCCCAGCACGGTGAGCGTGGCCCTCAGCGCCTGTTTGCGGGCCTCGAACGAGCGGCGCTCGGATTCCACCAGGGCCGGCTGGCGTTTGGCCTCTTCCTCGGGGAAGGCCACCGGCTTGTCGTGCAGCTCGGCCTCGAGGCGGGCGCGCTGCAGCATGTAGCCGTCCATGCGGGCCTGCAACTCCTCCTTGTTGAGCGAGCTGACCGGCAGGTCCAGCAGGATCAGCGGCGCGCCCTCCTTCACTTCCGAGCCGTCGGTGACCATGATTTCGCGGATCACGCCGCCTTCCAGGTGCTGGATGACCTTGACCTTGCCCTCGGGCACCACCTCGCCCTCGGCGATGGCCACCTCGTCCAGGCGGGCGACGAAGGACCAGACGACGAAGATGGCCGACAGCGTCATCACCACCCGGGCCAGCGGCCGCCAGGTGGGCAGCGGATAGGAATTGGCCAGCCCGTAAAGGCGCGAGCCGAATTCCGGCGCGTGGTAGTCCTGCAGCGGCGCCGGACCGATGGGATTCATGGCGGGCAGGAACCAGTCGCGGGTGCCGATCAGGATGCGCCGCGGCCAGGCCAGCGGGCCCTTGGGCGCATTCTCCGGCGTCTCGGGGGCGGCCAGCAGCCAGCGGGTGACCTTCCAGAAGGTGCGCAAGCCCCCCAGCACGGACTGCGCCGCCGTGGGGGGCGGTCCCTTCTGGGCGCCGGGCGGTCCGCTAGCGCCCATCATGGCGGCCATGGCCTGCATCAGCTGTTCCTGGGACATCTGCGGCTGGGCCGGCGGCGGCGTTCCCGGAACGGCCTGATCGGCGGGAACCTGGGCCGGAGTGATCCGGCCGAGCGGTTCTTGCGGCGGCGGCTGGGTCATGGCTTGGCCCCCACGCCGATATGGACGCCGCCGCCCAGCGGCTGGGCCGGCTGGGCCACCACATGGGGCGGGTGATGCGGCTGATGCGGTTGCGGCGGGGCGGGCGGCTGGGGGCGCGCTCCGAACAGGCGCTGCAGCGTTTCGGCCGCCGGGCCGGCGGCGGCGACGGTGCCCTTGTCCAGCACCACCACGTCACGGCAGATGGGCAGCAGCACCGGCGAGTGGGTGACGATGATCACCGTGCGGGTCTTGCCCAGTTCGGCCAGGGTGGCGCGCAAATCTTCCTCGGCCTGGCGGTCCAGGCTGGCCGAGGGCTCGTCCAGCAGCAGCACCGGCGGGTCGCCCAGCAGGGCGCGGGCGATGGCGATGCGCTGGCGCTGGCCCGCCGACAGCCGCGACCCGGCCTCGCCGATGGAGGTGCCGTAGCCGTCGGGCAGGTCGACGATGTACTGATGCACGCCCGCCACCTTGGCGGCGGCCAGGATCTGCTCGTCGGAGGCGCCGGGGCTGCCATAGACGATGTTGTCGCGGATGGAGGCGTTGAACAGCACGCATTCCTGCGGCACATAGCCCATCCATCCCGCCAGTTCGGCGCGGGTGAACTGGGCGATGTCGGCGCCGTCGAGCAGTACGCGGCCCTTGGCCGGGTGATAAAGGCCCAGGATGATCTTCAACAGCGTGGTCTTGCCCGAACCGTTGCGGCCCAGGACGGCGGTGATGCCGCCCGGGTGAATCTCCAGGCGGTCGATGGAGGATGCCGCCTGGGACTTCTGGTCATAGGCGAAGGAGATGTCTTCCAGCGTGATCAGCCCGGTGGGGCGTTCGCGGGCGATGGCGGAATGACGGCGCTCCTCTTCCTCGGCGAAGACCTCGCCCAGGCGGTCCACCGACTGGCGGAACGAGGAAAAGCTCTTCCAGGCGCCCACCAGCTGGTTGATGGGGCCGTAGAGGCGCGACGACAGCATGTTGCAGGCCACCAGCGCACCCATGGTCAGCTCGTGATCCATGATGAACACCGCGCCCACCGTGGTCAGCAGCACGCTGCCCAGCATGGTCAGCATCTGGCCGAGATTGACGTATTCGTCGTTGGTGGCGCCGCGCTGGATGGATTGCTCGATGGCGCCGGCCTGCTTCTCCTCCCAGATGGGGCGGATGGCGCGGTCCAAGGCCACCGCCTTGACCGTGGCGCGCCCGGCGATGATCTCGGCCACCAGCCCGTCCCTGGCCTGCTGGACATTCTTCTCCTTGCCGGTGCTTTCGCTCATGGCGCCGCCCGACTTCCAGGCCAGGATCAGGAAGGCCACGAACAGCAGGATGAACACCATGGCCAGCGGGCGGCCGATGACGAAGATCACGCCCAGGAAGATCAGCACGAAGGGAAGGTCGGTCAGCAGCACGGCGGTGGAGCCCGATACCGTGTTGCGGATGGTGTCCACATCGCGGAACAGGGTCTGCCAGAACGAGGCCGGACGGCTTTCCAGCGTCCGGAGCGGCAGGTGCATGATCTTGTCGAACAGCCTGGTGCCGATCTCCACGTCCAGGCGCAGCGCCGCCGTCTGCATGATGCGCCCGCGCGAGGTGCGGATGATCCAGTCGAAGGCCAGCAGCACGGCCACCCCGATCACCAGCCCCTTTAGGGTGGCCACGCCGTTGTGGCCGATCACCCGGTCGTAGACCTGCATCACGAAGATGGGCACCGCCAGCGCCATCAGGTTGATGAACAGCGAGGCGGCCAACAGCTCGCGCATCACCGGGCGCAGGGGCTCGATGACGGATCTCAGCCAGGATGTCTTCTCGGTGCTCATCGCCGCCGATTGTCGCCTGCCTCGGCCGGGATGCAAAGGGGTAAGTATGGCGTGAAGTGCGTAGGTGGAAATTCATATATGGTGGATTTAGGAATCCACTTTTTGGTAACGTCTTTTGACGTATATCAACGTTGATGGATTCTGGCGCTCCTGATCGGGTAGGGACGGCAGGATTGGGCATTGCGAGGGGGTAAGGGAATGCGGATCGGGAAGCGTCTCTGGCTGGGGTTCGGAATCCTGTGCGCGTTGATCGCCGTGGTGACGGGAACCATCATCTTCGAGGCCCTGGGCGTCAACAAGGCGGCGGACCGCATGATCGGCTTCCGCATGCCGGTGGCCCAGACCAGCGCCGCCATCGAAAACGAGATGTTCGCCTCGGTGGGGGCGTTGCGCGGCTATCTGCTGACCGGTCAGGACGGCTTCAAGGTCGAACGCGCCGACGCCTGGGCGGCCCTGATGAACAGCATGGCCGAGATGGACAAGCTGGCGGCCCGGTTCACCAACCCCAAGAATGTGGAGTTCTGGCGCGAGGCCCGGGGCTTGCTGATCGAGCTCCGTGACGCCCAGGGGCGGATCGAGGCCATGGGCGCCACCAAGGAGGCGGCCGAGGCCATGCCCAGGGAAACCGCCCCCAAGATCCGCCGGCTGGTGGTCCTGTTCGAGGGCGAGAAGGGCCCCGACGGCAAGCGCTCGGGCGGCATGATCGACAATCAGAAGCAGATGCTCGACCAGGACGCCAAGGAGGTCTCGGACCTGGTCAACCTGATGATCACCGTGGCCGTCGTGGCGCTGATCGCCGGACTGGTCGCCGCCATGATCACCGCCCAGCGCACCGCCGCCTCCATCGTGCCGCCGCTGGTGGCCATGACCGGGGCCATGGACAATCTGTCCAAGGGCGACACCAGCGTGGTCATTCCCGCCGCGGGCCGCGGTGACGAGGTGGGCGAGATGGCCGCCGCCATGGAGGTCTTCCGCGCCAACCTGATCCGCCAGCGCGAACTGGAGGAAAAGCAGAAGCTGGCCGACGAGGCCGCCCGCGTGCGGGCCGAGCGCATCGGCAAGCTGTGTTGCGACTTTGACGGCGCCGCCAGCGCCATGGTCAAGGAAGTGGCCGCCGCCGCCAGCCAGTTGCAGGCCACCGCCGGGGCCATGAGCGCCACCGCCGCCCAGACCAGCCATCAGGCCACATCCGTGGCCGCCGCCTCGGAGGAGGCTTCGGTCAACGTCCAGACCGTGGCCGCCGCCGCCGAGGAGCTGTCGGGCTCGATCAACGAGATCGGCCGTCAGGTGGCCCATTCCTCCACCATCTCCCAGGATGCGGTGGGCGAGGCGTCCAAGGCCGGCGAGGTGGTCGGCCAACTGGCCGAGACCGCCCAGAAGATCGGCGAGGTCATCAACCTCATCACCGACATCGCGTCGCAGACCAACCTGCTGGCCTTGAACGCCACCATCGAGGCCGCCAGGGCCGGCGAGGCGGGCAAGGGCTTCGCCGTGGTGGCGGGCGAGGTCAAGAACTTGGCCAACCAGACGGCACGCGCCACCGACGACATCGGCCGCCAGATCGCCGCCATTCAGGACCAGACCCATCGGGTGGTGGAGACCATCGGCGCCATCGTCAAGGTGATCGAGGAGATCGGGCATATTTCCGGCGACGTGGCCGCCGCGGTGGAGGAGCAGAGCGCCGCCACCCAGGAGATCGCCCGCAACGTCGAGCAGGCCGCCGCCGGCACCGCCGAGGTGTCGGGCAACGTGGTCCAGGTGCAGGATGCCGCCGACCAGACCGGCGCCTCGTCGCGCGAGGTGCTGGAGGCGTCGCGCACCCTGGCCGATCAGTCCTCCGCCCTGCGCGCGACCATCGAAACCTTCCTGAAGGAGGTAAGGGCGGCCTGATCCCCGCCCCTGGCTTAAGACTGCCTCGACGCCGGCGCCCCGGTCGGGTATGAAGATGCTCCGGCCGGGGAGGGCTGGGCTGAATTCGGATGGGGGAAGCATTGAAGACCTGCGTCGCCATCCGCCATGTGGCGTTCGAGGACCTGGGCAGCTTCCAGGCGCCGATCGCGGCGGCCGGCTATTCCATCCGCACCGTGGAGGCCGGGCTCGACGATTTCGCCGCCCTGGACGATGCCGCCATCGACCTGCTGGTGATCCTGGGCGGCCCCATCGGCGCCTACGAGGACGACAACTACCCCTTTCTCGGCCCCGAACTGGCGCTGATCGGCTCGCGCTTGCGGGCCGGGCGGCCGACCATCGGCATCTGCCTCGGCGCCCAGTTGATGGCCCGCGCGCTTGGCGCCCGGGTCTATCCCAACGGCGGCGTCAAGGAGATCGGCTGGTCGGCGCTGGACCTGACCGAGGCCGGGCGCAATTCCCCCTTGGGCGTGCTCGACGGTGTGCCGGTGCTGCATTGGCACGGCGACACCTTCGACCTGCCTGACGGCGCCGTTCTGCTGGCATCCACGGCCATCACCCGCAATCAGGCCTTTTCCTGGGGCAAGGCGGCGCTGGGGCTGCAATTCCACGTGGAGGCCACCGGGGCGGGACTGGAGCGCTGGTTCATCGGCCACGCCGCGGAAATCGGCGGCGTGCCTGGCCTGACGGTGCCCAAATTGCGGGTTGAAACGGCCAATTGCGCCGCCGGCCTGGAAGCGCTCGCCCCACAGGTGCTGGGGGCGTTTTTGTCTGATATGATGTAAGTCACTTCCCTTAAGGCTTCCCGCCTGTTCAGGGCGCAGGAAGCATTGTATAGTCCGCCCAAAGGGGCAAGAGAACACAGCCGTGGACCAGAAGCTCAACGAAGAAGACGTCAAGCGCCTGCTCTCCAATCCGACCGGGGACGTGCGTGCCGAAATCGCCGACAAGATCGCGTCTCAGCACCAGGGGTTGAGCGATGGCGAGCGCAAGCTGGCCGAGGATATCTTCCGGCTCATGGTCCGCGACGCGGAA harbors:
- a CDS encoding HlyD family type I secretion periplasmic adaptor subunit, which encodes MTQPPPQEPLGRITPAQVPADQAVPGTPPPAQPQMSQEQLMQAMAAMMGASGPPGAQKGPPPTAAQSVLGGLRTFWKVTRWLLAAPETPENAPKGPLAWPRRILIGTRDWFLPAMNPIGPAPLQDYHAPEFGSRLYGLANSYPLPTWRPLARVVMTLSAIFVVWSFVARLDEVAIAEGEVVPEGKVKVIQHLEGGVIREIMVTDGSEVKEGAPLILLDLPVSSLNKEELQARMDGYMLQRARLEAELHDKPVAFPEEEAKRQPALVESERRSFEARKQALRATLTVLGDQVRQKGLEVQEYETKQRSITTSLRLAQERLAMSTDLIKSGLASKMDHVQMQAQVEDLKGQLESVRASIPRAQAAQEEARGRVDEEKARFQRTAQSEMSEAELNIARTRELFIQATDQQRRTLISSPIEGIVKNMRSNTIGGVVRPGDPIMEIVPLHERLQVDAKLNPMDRGYVQTGQRATVKISAYDYTTYGGLDGDVILVAPDTTVPQTPNAQPYYRVVVQTDRAYIGDEQAKRLISAGMQATVEIHTGTRSIMEFLIKPVIKLRHEAFRER
- a CDS encoding c-type cytochrome — translated: MTSPPYEPSWPPHWPFAVRPSLAAWAEPRFQDEILAGAALAVTALVLCLAAWRWRWLILGVIPLAYLSASRLDLLLVPATPTSFHTSPTGFSARSVADGKAAYAAHCQSCHGIDGRGDGPEAHKQPVPPADLTADHLWDHPIGDLFWWVSRGMTGVDGRPAMPGFAGKLSEAERWAVIDFLHANAAGAELARTGRWPHDFMAPDMTARCADGGRVSLSQWRGKAVHIIVEGVDGLAEGADLPTLLIGGQPRASACAVEEAEARQALAVTLNLTPDDIAGSQFLVSPEGWLLGHWYQGGAPPPDTLAFVAETLRSICLSSPQANRFRGHH
- a CDS encoding peptidase domain-containing ABC transporter produces the protein MSTEKTSWLRSVIEPLRPVMRELLAASLFINLMALAVPIFVMQVYDRVIGHNGVATLKGLVIGVAVLLAFDWIIRTSRGRIMQTAALRLDVEIGTRLFDKIMHLPLRTLESRPASFWQTLFRDVDTIRNTVSGSTAVLLTDLPFVLIFLGVIFVIGRPLAMVFILLFVAFLILAWKSGGAMSESTGKEKNVQQARDGLVAEIIAGRATVKAVALDRAIRPIWEEKQAGAIEQSIQRGATNDEYVNLGQMLTMLGSVLLTTVGAVFIMDHELTMGALVACNMLSSRLYGPINQLVGAWKSFSSFRQSVDRLGEVFAEEEERRHSAIARERPTGLITLEDISFAYDQKSQAASSIDRLEIHPGGITAVLGRNGSGKTTLLKIILGLYHPAKGRVLLDGADIAQFTRAELAGWMGYVPQECVLFNASIRDNIVYGSPGASDEQILAAAKVAGVHQYIVDLPDGYGTSIGEAGSRLSAGQRQRIAIARALLGDPPVLLLDEPSASLDRQAEEDLRATLAELGKTRTVIIVTHSPVLLPICRDVVVLDKGTVAAAGPAAETLQRLFGARPQPPAPPQPHQPHHPPHVVAQPAQPLGGGVHIGVGAKP
- the modA gene encoding molybdate ABC transporter substrate-binding protein encodes the protein MLMKRLLGAVAGLALSVAAAQAHAEDVVVFAAASLTNALNEIGESFAARTGHRMVASYAASSALAKQVEQGAPGQVFASADLKWMDYLAGKALINPETRFNLLGNTLVLVAPADSRLGRIELSPKTDIAALAGPGRIATGNPDSVPVGLYFKQAMERAGQWTAVEPKIAATDSVRAALAFVERGEVPLGVVYATDAAVSKKVKVVGVFPESMHDPITYPFALVAGKETPAARALLDYIRGPEAKGVFAKYGFKIN
- a CDS encoding MFS transporter, producing MSSAVPLRSAQASLAFSCAGHAYAHIFEPIFFIVALVLPAELGMSYEEVLALIIAGKLLYGLPAPLAGWLGDRWSTVGMMAVYFIGLGMSAIGVGLAQGPVMLAVALGFLGLFGSIYHPVGISWLVRNAVDKGKAIGLNGVFGGIGPALAGVVAGGLIALSGWRAAFIVPGVVVLGTGLLFLVMVARGVVIETKADRKPEPVADRGDTVRAFIVLSVTMLCAGLVYQATQPSLPKLFEERLGEFGLLAAAGGVSVVYLLAGFTQILAGHLADRYSPKRLYMLVAAVQVPLLLGVAHASGLGLLLIAVFAVSFNMAGIPAENLLLSRYTPAKWRGTAFGMKFILSFGVSGLGVPMVSLIRSWGGGFETVFTVLAVSAGLVALAAWQLPVERERGAVPAAAE
- a CDS encoding zinc ribbon domain-containing protein YjdM, with translation MSDGLKCPKCGSEHVYQDASLWICPECAHEWNPEAAAGDAGDDFVVKDANGNVLADGDSVSVIKDLKVKGSSLVVKGGTKVKGIRLVDGADGHNISCKIDGIGAMNLKSEFVKKA
- a CDS encoding helicase HerA domain-containing protein; amino-acid sequence: MDIELGTTSSGAPALMSLEELLATRLLVQGNSGSGKSHLLRRLIEQSANAVQQVVIDPEGDFANLAQVFGHIVIDAAAQSENGMRLIASRTRQTRVSVVVNLENLDTERQMRHAGTFLNGLFDTDRQYWTPALVVVDEAQLFAPAVAGEVADDARKTSLEAMTNLMCRGRKRGLAGIIATQRLAKLAKNVAAEASNFLMGRTFLDIDMQRAADLLGIDRRQAEVFRDLERGRFVGLGPALSRRSITIRIGDVQTRSHAGGAGLVPLPELTQEEARGLLFKANTPPPPPYVPEQGPGTEALLDAIDHTRPVAAAPPPPPPPPAPAPKPAPAAEVTPLPEPAERALGIDAVLEQLFGESSALGRSVSSLYDDFLARCRAQRLPGRALDITHFRRRLVLAQAGVTTAVAALPGWDKAAAIAHGLEEQFQGIYLHLAAAAAQGLPCPSDAMITQAFGSHSPRRALAALARMQQLGVVELYEELDGQRVIVLPALQWRTAPGHASDAMAWSG